GTCCCAGGGGCGCTGGAAGGCAGTCGTCGTCGGTTCGTACGAGCGCGGCGACCGCGCGGTCACCGTGCAGCGGCTGGCCGAGCTGGCTGAGTTCTACGGCGTCCCGGTCCAGGAGCTGCTGCCCGGCGGCACTCCGGGCGGCGCGGCCGAGCCGCCGCCGCGCCTGGTCCTCGACCTGGAGAGACTGACCCAGGTGCCGTCCGAGAAGGCCGGTCCGCTGCAGCGCTACGCGGCGACCATCCAGAGCCAGCGCGGCGACTACAACGGCAAGGTGCTCTCGATCCGCCAGGACGACCTGCGCACGCTGGCCGTGATCTACGACCAGTCGCCGTCGATCCTCACCGAGCAGCTGATCTCCTGGGGCGTGCTGAACCCCGACGCGCGCCGGGCGGTGCGCGAGGAGGACGCGAGCTGACGCTCCCCGTCTGCAGAAACGTCACGGCGCGGTGCCTGCCCGGTCCTCCGGGGGTGCCGCGCCGTCGGCGTCCCCGGGCCCGCCCGCCAGGGCGGCGCCGAGGCCGGGGCCCGGCGCCGAGGGCCCCGCGCGGCGATGCCGAGTCGTCGGCCCCCCGGGCGCGACCGCGCCTCAGCACACCGTACCGAGGCTGAAGCCAGGCGCCGCCGCGATGCCGGACAGCACGGCCCCGCCGGGGGTCGGGGTCCAGTCCTGACCCCCGCTCCCCCAGGCCCAGGCCACCTCCCGGTACTCCCCGCAGTCGGCGGCCGCCCCCTGCGAGCCGTGCAGCAGCGCGGCGCCCGGCAGCTCGCGGGCCAGCCCCGCGCAGAGCACGGCGCAGACCAGGTCCAGGTCCTCGTCGTTGATCCGCACCACGCCGTCCTCCCAGTGCAGGACCCGGGCCGCCGCCTCCAACCGCCCGCCCGGCGCGTCGACCGTGCAGCGGAACTCGTACACCCCGAAGCCCGCACCGACCAGGATCCGGCGCAGCACCTCGGCGCCGCGCTGGTAGGCGTCCCGGACCGGGCGCTGGTCCCGGCCGTAGAGGCCGCCGTCCAGCAGCAGGTCGACATGGCGCAGCGTCAGGCCGCTCTCGCGGGCCCGGACCAGGCGCGGGACGAAGTCCCCGGCGAGGTCCTCGCCCTGGTACGGCAGCAGCTGGGTCTGCAGCGGCGGGTTCACCAGGTAGCGGTCCCGGGCGGCCGGCTCGGCCGGGTCCAGCCGGTGCAGCAGGCAGAACTCCTCGAAGTCGACCGGGTGGAACATCCTGGCCCGGACCACCTCGAAGGTGCGGTGCGCCTCGGCCAGCAGCGCCGCGGTGTCCAGCAGGTAGGTGTCGTAGTCGGCGGCGTCGGCCACGCCCCAGGCGCGGGCCCGCTCGAAGTCCTCACGGCTGGTCAGGATGCCGGTGATGAAGGCCTGTTCGCTGCACCGCCCCGGCTCCGGCGCGCCCCCCGGGCGCGGGCCCCCACCGGCGGGCAGGCCCTGGTCCGCGGCGCGGGCGGCCGGCAGGTGCCCCCGGGCCGGCAGCCGGCAGGAGGGGAGTGCGGTGCGGCGGGGGCGGCCGTTGCGGGGCATCGGGGGCTCCTGGGGGCGGGGGAATCGGGAGCGACGGGGGGTTGCCGCTGCTCCTCTTCCTCCCCACCCTCAGGAGCCGCACACGCACGGCGTGTCACAGCCCTGTAACCAACAGTGAGCCGTCGGCCACGCCCGGCATCCGCCACTGCGCGCGGGGGGCGCGTTCCCCCCGCCCACCGCTGCCTGGACTCGACGCACGCGGGCGCGCGAAGCGGAACCCCGGGGCGCGCGGACGCGCCGAACAACCGTCCACGGCGGGCGTCCGGGACGGCGCACGAAGGGCCGGAAGGCACGCGGGCGTCCGGGCGCGCGGGCGTACGGCGGGTCAGGCGGAGCGCGGGGCCCGCGCGAGCTGCCGGGACTGCGCCACCAGTCGGCCGGACTCGTCCCAGATCTCGGCGTCCTCCTCGAAGTAGCCGCCGGCCAGGTTGCGGGTGGAGTGGACGACCCGCAGCCAGCCGGGAACGGGCCTGGCCCGCAGATGGACCGTCAGCTCGATGGTCGGCGCCCAGCCGGGCAGCCCCAGGTCGAAGGTGACCGGCGGCAGGGCGTCGGCGACCAGCAGGAGCAGCAGCGGGTCGGGGTCGCGGCCGTCGGCGAGTCTGAACCAGCCCTGGATCCGGCCGTTCTTCGACGGCTGGCCGAGCGCCCAGCCGACGGTGGCCGGGTCGAGCCGCAGGTCGAACCGCTCCAGCAGGGCGGCCTGTTCGATCAGCTGCGGGGGTGCGTGCTCCATCCCGATGCACTGGTCCGGCGGCGGCAGCTGCGGCGGCTTGGCGCTGGTGTGCACCTCGCCGTCGGCCGTACCCAGGTCGCCGAAGCTGGCGAGCACCCGCAGCCGCTCGACGGAGCGGCCCTGCTCGTCGGTCTGGCTCAGCGAGGCGGTGCCGGTGGAGAGGCTGCGGCCGCCGCGGATCACCTCGGTGCTGACGGTGGCCGGGCCGGGGCGCGAGGCGGAGAGGTAGTACCCGCTGATCGACATCGGGTCGGGGTGTTCGGGGTGCTGCAGGGACAGCGCGTGGCCGGCCACCGCGAGCAGCAGCCCGCCGTTGATGCCGCCGCCGATCTGCCAGCCGGCGCCGAGCTCGCCGTCGTACAGGCCGGGCCCGTCGGGGCGCGGGGTCAGGGCGATGCCCTGGTCGAACTCGCTGCGAATCGCCGTGGTCATGGGTGCTACGCCCTCCGCTGATGAGTGGCCCGGTCGACGAGTTACTCGCCAGTAGCAGACCCTACTCCACGGCCGGGGACGCGCGAAGGCCACCGGACCCAGGAGGTCCGGCGGCCTTCATGTGCTGCGTCGGGCTGCGTCAGTCGCGGCGGATCGTGGGCTTCAGCTCCATGAACCGCGCGAGCAGGCCGTTGACGAACGCCGGGGAGTCGTCGGTGGAGAACTCCTTGGCGATCTCGACGGCCTCGTCCAGGACGACGGCGTCCGGGACACCGTCCTCCCAGATCAGCTCGTAGGCGCCGAGCCGCAGGACGTTGCGGTCCGCGATCGGCATCCGGTCGAGGGTCCAGCCCACCGCGTAGGTGGAGATCAGCTCGTCGATCCGACGAGCGTGCTGGACGTACCCCTCGATCAGCTGCATGGTGTACTCGCCGATCTGCGGGGTGCCCTCGTCCGGCTTGGGCTCCCGGGCGCGGGCCACCCAGTCGGCGAGGACGCGCTGCGGGTCGACGTCCCGGTGGTCGGCCTCGAAGAGAATCTGGAAGGCTCGCGTACGGGCCTTGCTACGGGCGGCCGACACGGACTTACTTCACCCGGCCGAGGTAGCTGCCGTCGCGGGTGTCGACCTTGATCTTCTCGCCGGTGACGATGAAGAGCGGGACGGCGATCTCGGCGCCGGTCTCCAGCGTGGCCGGCTTGGAGCCACCGGTGGAGCGGTCGCCCTGGACGCCCGGCTCGGTGTGCTGGATGAGCAGCTCGACCGAGGCCGGCAGCTCGATGTACAGCGGGGCGCCCTCGTACATCGCCACGACGGCCTCGAAGCCCTCGAGCAGGTACTTGGCGGCGTCGCCGACGACGGCGGGCTCGATGATCACCTGGTCGTAGGTGTCCGTGTCCATGAACACGAAGTTCGAGCCGTCCTTGTACGAGAACTGCATGCCGCGCTTGTCGACGCTGGCGGTCTCGACCTTGGTACCCGCGTTGAAGGTCTTGTCGACGACCTTGCCGGTCAGGAC
The sequence above is a segment of the Kitasatospora sp. NBC_00240 genome. Coding sequences within it:
- a CDS encoding thioesterase family protein yields the protein MTTAIRSEFDQGIALTPRPDGPGLYDGELGAGWQIGGGINGGLLLAVAGHALSLQHPEHPDPMSISGYYLSASRPGPATVSTEVIRGGRSLSTGTASLSQTDEQGRSVERLRVLASFGDLGTADGEVHTSAKPPQLPPPDQCIGMEHAPPQLIEQAALLERFDLRLDPATVGWALGQPSKNGRIQGWFRLADGRDPDPLLLLLVADALPPVTFDLGLPGWAPTIELTVHLRARPVPGWLRVVHSTRNLAGGYFEEDAEIWDESGRLVAQSRQLARAPRSA
- the nusB gene encoding transcription antitermination factor NusB, with amino-acid sequence MSAARSKARTRAFQILFEADHRDVDPQRVLADWVARAREPKPDEGTPQIGEYTMQLIEGYVQHARRIDELISTYAVGWTLDRMPIADRNVLRLGAYELIWEDGVPDAVVLDEAVEIAKEFSTDDSPAFVNGLLARFMELKPTIRRD
- the efp gene encoding elongation factor P, with translation MASTNDLKNGMVLKLDGGKLWSVVEFQHVKPGKGPAFVRTKLKEVLTGKVVDKTFNAGTKVETASVDKRGMQFSYKDGSNFVFMDTDTYDQVIIEPAVVGDAAKYLLEGFEAVVAMYEGAPLYIELPASVELLIQHTEPGVQGDRSTGGSKPATLETGAEIAVPLFIVTGEKIKVDTRDGSYLGRVK
- a CDS encoding transcriptional regulator — encoded protein: MSSDYAKQLGGKLRAIRTQQGLSLHGVEEKSQGRWKAVVVGSYERGDRAVTVQRLAELAEFYGVPVQELLPGGTPGGAAEPPPRLVLDLERLTQVPSEKAGPLQRYAATIQSQRGDYNGKVLSIRQDDLRTLAVIYDQSPSILTEQLISWGVLNPDARRAVREEDAS